Proteins encoded within one genomic window of Thioploca ingrica:
- a CDS encoding CDP-diglyceride synthetase: MLKQRVITALLLIPLVIWDILNFSSPTLAWLLAIFVVLAAWEWAGICGWHQLIWRNSYAIVMGLTLFMIYGSWHDYPKVGNLLLITACLWWLIAFYWVLNYQRSHDRLPTSPLIKALLGFFILLPAWAALLILHEHDHYGRHWVVFLLVLIWAADSGAYFIGKRWGKVKLADKVSPGKTWEGVIGALLMSFLVSASYAILNAMSLMTVLFFMLLCSITVMASILGDLLESAFKRQMGIKDSSQILPGHGGVLDRIDSLTSAAPIFVMGLILLGNML, translated from the coding sequence ATGCTTAAACAACGAGTTATCACAGCGCTCTTGTTAATTCCACTGGTGATATGGGATATTTTAAATTTTTCTTCACCCACTTTAGCTTGGCTATTGGCTATTTTTGTCGTATTGGCTGCTTGGGAATGGGCGGGTATTTGTGGTTGGCATCAATTAATCTGGCGTAATAGCTACGCCATAGTCATGGGCTTAACGTTATTCATGATTTATGGGAGTTGGCATGACTACCCTAAAGTAGGCAATCTTTTATTAATCACCGCTTGTTTATGGTGGTTAATCGCGTTTTATTGGGTACTCAATTATCAACGCAGTCACGATCGATTACCGACTTCCCCTCTAATTAAAGCCTTGTTAGGCTTTTTTATTTTACTTCCAGCGTGGGCAGCACTGCTGATCCTACATGAACATGATCATTATGGTAGGCACTGGGTGGTTTTTCTCTTAGTCTTAATCTGGGCGGCAGATAGTGGTGCTTATTTTATCGGTAAGCGGTGGGGAAAAGTCAAGCTAGCCGATAAAGTGAGCCCAGGTAAAACTTGGGAAGGGGTTATCGGGGCTTTATTGATGAGTTTTTTAGTTTCAGCAAGTTATGCTATATTAAACGCCATGTCACTCATGACAGTCTTATTTTTTATGTTATTATGTTCAATAACTGTAATGGCTTCTATTTTAGGAGATTTATTGGAAAGCGCCTTTAAGCGACAAATGGGAATTAAAGATAGTAGTCAAATTTTACCAGGACATGGTGGTGTATTGGATCGCATAGACAGTCTCACTTCAGCGGCGCCGATTTTTGTTATGGGTCTCATTTTACTAGGAAATATGCTTTGA
- a CDS encoding surface antigen D15: MWIRRYSANYALKYTLRLIICSSIWLSSFPADAFETFIIKDIRLDGLRRISPGTVFNYLPVKVGDRLDQNKASKAIAALFKTGLFKDIRLEQEGNVLVVKLDERPAIANITFTGNKEIDTDSLIQSLKNIGFAEGRVFNRSLLEKVELELQRQYFNLGKYAVQIKSTVTPLNRNRMGIQLDISEGTVARIHAITFVGNRAFSDKILHDEMKLSTGGLFSFLTKDNQYSKQKLAADLEALRSYYLDRGYIQFNLDSTQVTISEDKKSVYITINLTEGNKYTVSEVKLEGNAIVPVTELKAKMTIKTGQVFSRKEVTASTEAILERIGDEGYAFANINPVPEINSKNQTVMLRFFIDPGKQVYVRRINFKGNTKTRDEVLRREMRQMENGWISTKNVKRSLTRLERLNYFEEVKVDTTVVPDTTDQVDLTYSVVERPSGNLMAGVGYSQTQGILFNASIMQENFLGSGKQVGATFNNSKVNTIYRFSYFNPYTTIDEVSRGFNLFYRTMDAEEANLSRYTTDVYGASLTYGLPISEFNYIKVGTDFDNTYLKPTASSANEIFDFIKANGDRYNSYRLTTSWARDTRNHPLFPERGLLQSFNAEVALPFSDLRYYKLGYQHHWLYPLTKNYTLLLKGQAAYGDGYGDNDELPFFENYTAGGPRTVRGFRENTLGPLDSKQRPFGGNLKVIGNAEVILPVPFTKNIRSFRVSSFVDVGNVYGVDEDFTVSELRYSAGLSAIWLSPLGVLSFSLAKPLNSKEGDQVQMFQFTIGTTF, from the coding sequence ATGTGGATTCGGCGATATAGTGCCAATTATGCGCTAAAATATACCCTAAGACTGATCATCTGCAGCAGTATTTGGTTGAGCAGTTTTCCGGCGGATGCTTTTGAAACTTTCATTATTAAAGATATTCGGTTAGACGGATTACGACGCATTTCACCCGGGACGGTATTTAATTATTTACCGGTCAAAGTGGGCGACCGCCTGGATCAAAATAAAGCCAGTAAAGCCATTGCTGCCTTATTTAAAACTGGCTTGTTTAAGGACATTCGTTTAGAACAAGAAGGGAATGTGTTGGTAGTCAAATTAGACGAACGTCCGGCAATTGCCAATATTACTTTTACGGGTAATAAAGAAATTGATACCGACAGTTTAATTCAGTCACTTAAAAACATTGGTTTTGCCGAAGGGCGAGTATTCAATCGTTCCTTACTGGAAAAAGTAGAATTGGAACTACAACGTCAATATTTTAATCTGGGCAAATATGCCGTCCAAATAAAATCGACCGTCACACCGCTCAACCGTAACCGAATGGGAATCCAATTGGATATCTCTGAAGGCACCGTCGCACGAATTCATGCCATTACTTTTGTCGGTAACCGGGCGTTTAGTGATAAAATACTGCATGATGAAATGAAATTAAGTACCGGCGGATTATTTTCATTCTTAACTAAAGATAACCAATATTCTAAACAAAAGTTAGCGGCTGATTTAGAAGCGCTGCGTTCCTACTATTTAGATCGAGGTTACATTCAGTTCAACCTTGATTCTACCCAAGTCACGATTAGCGAAGATAAAAAATCCGTCTATATCACGATTAATTTAACCGAAGGAAATAAATACACGGTATCTGAAGTCAAATTAGAAGGTAACGCCATTGTGCCAGTGACCGAATTGAAGGCTAAAATGACGATTAAAACCGGGCAGGTTTTTTCACGCAAAGAAGTCACGGCAAGTACTGAAGCGATTTTAGAACGAATTGGTGATGAAGGTTATGCTTTTGCTAATATTAATCCGGTACCAGAAATTAATTCAAAAAATCAAACGGTCATGTTAAGATTTTTCATTGATCCGGGTAAACAGGTTTATGTCCGGCGAATCAACTTTAAAGGCAATACCAAAACCCGTGATGAAGTACTCCGCCGCGAAATGCGACAAATGGAAAATGGTTGGATATCAACTAAAAACGTCAAACGTTCCTTAACCCGTTTAGAACGATTGAATTATTTTGAAGAAGTCAAAGTTGACACCACCGTCGTACCAGATACCACTGATCAAGTCGATTTAACTTACTCTGTAGTTGAAAGACCATCAGGTAATTTAATGGCCGGGGTTGGTTATTCCCAAACGCAAGGTATCTTATTTAATGCGAGTATTATGCAAGAAAATTTTTTAGGTTCTGGTAAACAAGTCGGGGCGACCTTCAATAACAGCAAAGTAAATACCATTTATCGGTTTTCTTACTTTAATCCCTATACCACCATAGACGAAGTCAGTCGAGGGTTTAACTTATTTTACCGAACGATGGATGCTGAGGAAGCTAACCTAAGCCGCTATACCACCGATGTTTATGGTGCCAGTCTTACCTATGGTTTGCCTATCAGTGAATTTAACTACATCAAAGTGGGAACTGATTTTGATAATACCTATCTGAAACCAACTGCCTCTAGTGCCAATGAAATATTTGATTTCATTAAAGCTAATGGAGACCGATATAACTCGTATCGCCTGACCACGAGTTGGGCACGAGATACCCGTAACCATCCACTCTTTCCGGAGCGAGGGTTATTACAATCTTTTAACGCGGAGGTTGCTTTACCTTTTAGTGATCTCCGTTACTATAAATTGGGTTATCAACATCATTGGTTATACCCGCTCACTAAAAATTATACGCTATTATTAAAAGGACAAGCCGCCTATGGGGATGGCTATGGAGATAATGATGAGTTACCCTTTTTTGAAAATTATACGGCCGGTGGACCGCGAACAGTGAGAGGATTTCGCGAGAACACGCTTGGACCACTTGATTCTAAACAACGACCCTTTGGTGGTAATTTAAAAGTCATTGGTAATGCGGAAGTTATTTTACCGGTTCCGTTTACTAAAAATATCCGCTCATTTCGCGTGTCTAGTTTTGTCGATGTTGGCAATGTTTATGGAGTAGATGAAGATTTTACGGTATCAGAACTTCGTTACTCAGCAGGGTTATCTGCCATTTGGTTATCGCCTTTAGGTGTATTAAGTTTTAGTTTAGCTAAACCACTGAATAGCAAAGAAGGCGATCAAGTTCAAATGTTTCAATTTACCATTGGTACCACCTTTTAA
- a CDS encoding translation elongation factor Ts: MEITAALVKELRERTGAGMMECKKALVESAGDIEAAIEAMRKAGIAKAAKKAGRIAAEGLIAIQQNAERVAMVEINCETDFVSKGEDFKAFCNTVATTVLGEQPAHLEQLMNSVLPPGKTVENVRQELIAKLGENIQVRRFTVINVAPNGCVGVYLHGTRIGVLVDMRSGQAELAKDIAMHIAASRPLCVLAEHVAPEIVTKEKEIYLAQAADSGKPTHIIEKMVEGRLKKFLAEVTLLGQPFVKDPDQTVEKLLKANQAQVAHFERFEVGEGIEKKTENFAEEVRKQVEGLV; this comes from the coding sequence ATGGAAATTACAGCAGCCTTAGTTAAGGAGCTGCGGGAACGCACCGGTGCTGGGATGATGGAATGCAAAAAGGCATTGGTGGAAAGTGCCGGTGATATTGAAGCTGCTATTGAAGCCATGCGCAAAGCAGGTATTGCCAAAGCCGCTAAGAAAGCGGGGCGAATAGCCGCAGAAGGTTTAATTGCTATCCAGCAAAACGCTGAGCGGGTTGCTATGGTAGAGATCAATTGTGAAACGGATTTTGTCTCTAAAGGAGAAGATTTTAAAGCGTTTTGTAATACGGTAGCGACCACGGTTTTAGGTGAACAGCCCGCTCATTTGGAACAACTCATGAACTCAGTTTTACCTCCGGGTAAAACGGTTGAAAATGTCCGCCAAGAACTGATTGCTAAGCTAGGAGAAAATATTCAGGTACGACGGTTTACCGTGATCAATGTTGCGCCGAATGGTTGTGTCGGTGTTTATCTGCATGGTACCCGAATTGGGGTCTTAGTCGATATGCGAAGCGGTCAGGCTGAATTGGCTAAAGACATTGCCATGCACATTGCCGCTAGTCGCCCATTGTGTGTGTTAGCTGAACACGTGGCGCCGGAAATCGTGACCAAAGAAAAAGAAATTTATCTCGCGCAAGCGGCTGATAGTGGTAAACCAACCCATATCATTGAAAAAATGGTAGAAGGACGCCTCAAGAAGTTTTTAGCCGAAGTAACCTTACTGGGGCAACCTTTTGTCAAAGATCCAGACCAAACCGTAGAAAAGCTACTCAAAGCCAATCAAGCCCAAGTTGCTCATTTTGAACGCTTTGAAGTGGGTGAAGGCATTGAAAAGAAAACCGAAAATTTTGCTGAAGAAGTGAGAAAACAAGTAGAAGGACTCGTTTAA
- a CDS encoding uridylate kinase — MSELTPTYRRVLLKLSGESLLGKANFGIDPQFLAHFAQQIQAIVKFGVQLAVVIGGGNIFRGVGLTASGIDRISADYMGMLATVINGLAIQDALQKIGVNAQVMSAIGMDTICETYTRQRAMSHLEKGTVVIFVAGTGHPFFTTDSAASLRAIEIGAHLMIKATKVDGLYSADPLRDPTAQRFTHLTYDEVLTRQLGVMDLTAVILCRDNRIPLRVLDMGKSGALIRAIAGQDEGTLINNEE, encoded by the coding sequence ATGTCAGAACTTACCCCCACTTATCGTCGGGTGTTATTAAAATTGAGTGGTGAATCACTCCTGGGTAAAGCCAATTTTGGTATTGATCCGCAATTTTTAGCTCACTTTGCTCAACAAATACAGGCTATAGTGAAATTTGGAGTACAATTAGCGGTAGTGATAGGTGGGGGAAATATCTTTCGAGGTGTGGGTTTGACCGCCAGTGGTATCGATAGAATCTCTGCGGATTACATGGGCATGTTAGCCACTGTTATTAATGGGTTAGCGATACAAGATGCCCTCCAAAAAATCGGCGTCAATGCCCAAGTGATGTCAGCTATTGGCATGGATACCATCTGTGAAACTTATACTCGGCAACGAGCAATGAGCCATTTAGAAAAGGGAACTGTCGTGATTTTCGTTGCCGGCACCGGTCACCCTTTTTTTACCACCGATTCTGCAGCCAGTTTACGGGCGATTGAAATCGGTGCTCACTTAATGATCAAAGCCACTAAAGTAGACGGTCTCTACAGCGCTGATCCCCTGCGTGATCCGACGGCGCAGCGGTTTACACACTTAACTTATGACGAAGTCTTAACTCGTCAGTTAGGCGTCATGGATCTAACCGCCGTCATTCTCTGTCGTGATAATCGTATCCCCTTGCGAGTACTGGATATGGGAAAAAGCGGGGCTTTGATTCGTGCCATTGCCGGTCAAGATGAAGGAACGCTGATCAACAATGAGGAATAA
- a CDS encoding 30S ribosomal protein S2, with protein sequence MPNISMRQMLEAGVHFGHQTRYWNPMMAPYIFGERNKIHIINLENTLPMYNDAANFLGKLSAKKGTVLFVGTKRAAQEAIKEAALRCNMPYVNRRWLGGMLTNYKTVKASIKRLKELELLTQDGTLHRLTKKEALSITRELEKLERSLGGIKDMNGLPDALFVVDVGHEKIAVKEAKKLAIPVIGVVDTNNSPIDIDYIIPGNDDAIRAIGLYANGIADALIEGRQASLQPTGDEDDFVELPENEVEPITKREENQEVASPIGFNEVDE encoded by the coding sequence ATGCCTAATATATCAATGCGTCAAATGTTAGAAGCCGGCGTCCATTTCGGACACCAAACTCGTTATTGGAACCCCATGATGGCTCCTTACATTTTTGGAGAACGCAATAAAATTCACATTATTAACCTCGAAAACACGCTGCCGATGTATAATGACGCCGCTAATTTTTTAGGTAAACTCTCAGCCAAAAAAGGGACTGTTTTATTTGTAGGTACCAAACGCGCTGCTCAGGAAGCGATTAAAGAGGCTGCCTTACGTTGTAACATGCCCTATGTTAATCGTCGGTGGCTCGGTGGGATGTTAACGAACTATAAAACCGTCAAAGCCTCTATCAAACGTTTGAAAGAATTAGAACTTCTTACTCAAGATGGAACCCTACATCGTCTCACTAAAAAAGAAGCGCTATCAATAACCAGAGAATTAGAAAAGTTAGAACGGAGTTTAGGCGGGATTAAAGACATGAATGGTCTACCTGATGCCTTGTTCGTGGTGGATGTGGGTCACGAAAAAATTGCCGTGAAAGAAGCCAAAAAATTAGCCATTCCGGTGATTGGGGTGGTAGATACCAATAATAGTCCGATTGATATCGATTATATTATTCCCGGTAATGATGATGCCATTCGTGCGATTGGCTTGTATGCTAATGGTATAGCAGATGCGCTTATTGAAGGTCGCCAAGCGAGCTTGCAGCCAACGGGAGATGAAGATGATTTTGTGGAGTTACCGGAAAATGAAGTGGAACCGATTACTAAACGAGAAGAAAATCAAGAAGTGGCATCACCTATCGGTTTTAACGAGGTGGATGAGTAA
- a CDS encoding 1-deoxy-D-xylulose 5-phosphate reductoisomerase — protein MKGITILGATGSIGLNTLEVIKQHQDKFKVIALTANRDVEGLNALCLEWLPRYAVMADAQAAEQLEQRLKRAQLPVQVLSGKDGLIKVASLPEIEIVMAAIVGGAGLVPTLAAAQAGKRILLANKEALVMSGQLLLATVFKHDAELLPIDSEHNAVFQCIPPSHFNTTYDHSRTQLKTPSALADSGISRILLTASGGPFRHYSYEQMQTVTPEQACAHPNWKMGPKISVDSATMMNKGLEVIEACWLFSAQPHQVEVLLHPQSIIHSLVEYIDGSVLAQLGNPDMRTPIAHALGWPERISSDVKRLNLAEIGQLQFELVDFKKFPCLQLAYDAMLAGGTTTTILNAANEIAVQAFLQKRLRFTDIHRVIETTLSHLTGRIVTQLDLILEEDTRAREFATEIVNQYSTTNYH, from the coding sequence TTGAAAGGCATTACGATACTGGGTGCAACCGGCTCAATTGGTTTGAATACGCTTGAGGTCATTAAGCAACATCAAGATAAATTTAAAGTGATTGCCTTAACCGCCAATCGAGATGTGGAGGGTCTGAATGCCTTGTGTTTAGAATGGCTACCACGCTATGCGGTGATGGCGGACGCTCAAGCTGCCGAGCAATTGGAACAACGTTTAAAACGAGCCCAACTCCCGGTACAAGTGTTAAGTGGCAAAGACGGTTTAATCAAAGTCGCTAGCTTACCCGAAATCGAGATAGTGATGGCAGCGATTGTGGGTGGCGCGGGTTTAGTACCTACCTTAGCGGCTGCTCAAGCGGGGAAAAGAATTCTGCTGGCTAATAAAGAAGCGCTCGTTATGTCAGGACAATTGTTGCTCGCCACCGTATTTAAACATGACGCCGAATTATTACCCATTGATAGTGAACATAATGCGGTTTTTCAATGTATACCCCCATCACATTTTAACACCACTTATGATCATTCTCGGACTCAACTTAAAACACCTTCGGCTTTGGCAGACAGCGGCATTAGTCGAATTTTATTAACTGCTTCCGGTGGACCTTTTCGGCATTACTCTTATGAGCAAATGCAAACGGTAACTCCTGAGCAAGCCTGTGCGCACCCGAATTGGAAAATGGGCCCTAAAATCTCAGTTGATTCAGCGACGATGATGAATAAAGGCTTGGAAGTCATTGAAGCTTGTTGGTTATTTTCAGCTCAACCCCATCAGGTTGAAGTATTATTGCATCCGCAGAGTATCATTCATTCGTTAGTAGAATATATCGATGGTTCAGTACTCGCGCAACTAGGCAACCCGGATATGCGGACCCCGATTGCACATGCCTTAGGTTGGCCAGAGCGCATTAGTTCGGATGTCAAACGTTTAAATTTGGCCGAAATTGGTCAATTACAGTTTGAACTGGTTGATTTCAAAAAATTTCCCTGTTTGCAATTGGCTTATGACGCCATGTTAGCCGGCGGTACCACGACAACGATTTTAAATGCCGCTAATGAAATTGCGGTCCAGGCTTTTTTACAAAAACGCTTGCGCTTTACTGATATTCATCGGGTGATTGAAACAACCTTATCTCACTTAACCGGTCGTATAGTAACCCAGTTAGATTTAATCTTAGAGGAAGATACTCGGGCACGGGAATTCGCTACTGAAATAGTCAACCAGTATTCAACCACTAATTATCACTAA
- a CDS encoding ribosome recycling factor, with amino-acid sequence MSEMLALIKTDAKERMHKSIEALKAEFIKIRTGRAHPSLLDHIIVPYYGNPVPINQVANITTLDIRTLGVTPWEKNMVSVVEKAIRDSDLGLNPTNMGNLLRIPLPPMTEDRRRELVKVVRHEAEGARVAIRNIRRDANHELKKLLKDKEISEDDEHRVQENVQKLTDQFITQVDAVLAEKEAELMEV; translated from the coding sequence ATGAGTGAAATGCTGGCTTTAATCAAAACCGATGCGAAAGAACGCATGCATAAAAGCATAGAAGCACTGAAAGCTGAATTTATTAAAATTCGGACCGGGCGTGCTCACCCCAGTTTACTTGATCATATTATCGTGCCTTATTACGGTAACCCCGTACCGATTAATCAAGTCGCTAATATCACCACCTTAGATATACGTACTTTAGGGGTGACGCCGTGGGAAAAAAATATGGTAAGCGTAGTCGAAAAAGCGATTCGCGATTCCGATTTAGGACTGAATCCCACTAACATGGGAAATTTATTACGGATACCTTTGCCACCGATGACCGAAGATCGGCGGCGTGAATTAGTTAAGGTCGTGCGTCACGAGGCTGAAGGTGCCAGAGTCGCTATCCGTAATATTCGCCGTGATGCTAATCATGAGTTAAAGAAATTATTAAAAGACAAAGAAATCTCGGAAGATGATGAGCATCGTGTTCAAGAGAATGTTCAAAAGTTAACCGATCAATTTATCACTCAAGTTGATGCGGTTTTGGCTGAAAAAGAGGCAGAATTAATGGAAGTTTAA
- a CDS encoding undecaprenyl pyrophosphate synthetase: MTDIPSRLPRHIAIIMDGNGRWAKQRFLPRYAGHKVGIETVRRVIRLCAEHHIEVLTLFAFSSENWRRPQQEVSFLMDLFITALQQEVNNLHKNQVRLRIIGAREAFPQKLQTLITEAEALTASNSGLTLVIAANYGGHWDMVQATKNLAEQVKAGQLQLQEINETRFRTQLCLADLPEPDLFIRTGGEKRISNFLLWQLAYTELYFTDTLWPDFSKNHFIQALESFAQRQRRFGRTGDQVEKNA; encoded by the coding sequence ATGACTGATATCCCTTCACGCCTACCACGCCATATCGCCATTATTATGGATGGTAATGGTCGCTGGGCAAAACAGCGATTCTTGCCTCGTTACGCAGGACATAAGGTCGGGATTGAGACAGTACGCCGAGTGATCCGGCTGTGTGCCGAACACCACATTGAAGTATTAACTTTATTTGCTTTTAGTAGTGAAAATTGGCGGCGACCTCAACAAGAAGTGAGTTTTTTAATGGACTTGTTTATCACCGCCTTGCAACAAGAAGTCAACAATTTACATAAAAATCAAGTGCGGTTGCGGATTATTGGTGCCCGCGAGGCTTTTCCGCAGAAATTACAAACCTTGATTACGGAAGCCGAAGCTTTAACTGCATCTAACTCCGGTTTAACTTTAGTTATTGCGGCGAATTATGGCGGACATTGGGATATGGTTCAAGCGACTAAAAATCTCGCTGAGCAAGTTAAAGCGGGGCAATTACAACTTCAAGAAATTAATGAAACCCGGTTTAGAACCCAACTGTGTTTAGCCGATTTACCGGAACCCGATTTATTTATTCGCACCGGTGGGGAAAAACGGATTAGTAATTTTTTATTGTGGCAATTGGCTTACACTGAACTGTATTTTACCGATACCTTATGGCCAGATTTTAGTAAAAATCATTTTATCCAAGCCTTAGAATCATTTGCTCAGCGGCAGCGGCGGTTTGGTCGCACCGGCGATCAGGTGGAAAAAAATGCTTAA
- a CDS encoding RIP metalloprotease RseP, whose protein sequence is MTFLYYLTAFIVVIGILVTVHEFGHYWVAGRLGVKIITFSIGFGKPIWSHRWGKDQTEFVIAAIPLGGYVKMLDEREGEVAAHELPRAFNRQPLPVRSAIVVAGPLFNLLFAIVAYTLMYMMGVVGMTALVGEVTPQSLADQAGFRVGDQIIAVNDQPTQSWETVVQITLHQLLDEQPMVTYSVQAMQSARRDLVVNLQSLSIDDIAEGQLFNKLGLQPFRPPWPAVMGTILSNSAAEQAGLELGDKIIALDKQPIKDWQAWALYVKQRPGQKIQAEIERHGQSLELTLIPQTVNGEGKMGVYAPYFVTERYPLWTAFSKGIEKTWEISTLTLQVMVKMLTLQISHDHISGPISIAQFAGQSAQLGFDAFLSFLGLVSISLGVINLLPIPLLDGGHLLLYFIEWIKGNPVTERTEYLLQRLGLTLLLSLMGLALFNDLGRLLN, encoded by the coding sequence ATGACATTTTTATATTATTTAACTGCTTTTATAGTCGTTATTGGCATTTTAGTCACCGTACATGAATTTGGTCACTACTGGGTTGCTGGGCGCTTAGGTGTGAAAATTATAACTTTTTCAATTGGTTTCGGTAAACCAATTTGGTCGCATCGCTGGGGCAAAGATCAGACAGAATTTGTTATTGCCGCGATTCCACTGGGTGGCTATGTCAAAATGTTGGATGAACGTGAAGGTGAAGTGGCTGCCCATGAATTGCCGCGTGCCTTTAATCGCCAACCGCTTCCAGTACGGTCGGCTATTGTTGTGGCTGGCCCTTTATTTAATTTATTATTCGCTATTGTGGCTTACACCCTCATGTATATGATGGGTGTGGTGGGAATGACCGCTTTAGTGGGAGAAGTTACCCCGCAAAGTTTAGCTGACCAAGCCGGTTTTCGGGTCGGTGACCAAATCATCGCTGTCAATGATCAACCTACTCAAAGTTGGGAAACGGTGGTACAGATCACTTTGCATCAACTGTTGGATGAACAACCGATGGTAACTTACTCAGTTCAAGCTATGCAAAGTGCTCGGCGTGATTTAGTGGTCAATTTACAGAGTTTGTCTATTGACGATATTGCTGAAGGACAGTTGTTCAATAAACTGGGCCTACAGCCTTTTCGCCCACCTTGGCCCGCTGTTATGGGCACGATTTTATCTAATAGTGCGGCTGAGCAAGCTGGATTAGAACTCGGTGACAAAATTATCGCTTTGGATAAGCAACCGATTAAAGATTGGCAAGCTTGGGCTTTATATGTTAAACAACGTCCTGGACAGAAAATTCAAGCTGAAATTGAACGTCATGGCCAATCGCTGGAATTAACTTTAATCCCACAAACGGTAAACGGGGAGGGTAAAATGGGGGTTTACGCACCTTATTTCGTGACAGAACGTTACCCGCTCTGGACCGCTTTCAGCAAAGGAATAGAAAAAACTTGGGAAATTAGCACCTTAACCTTACAAGTCATGGTTAAAATGTTAACTTTGCAAATTTCCCACGACCATATTAGTGGCCCCATTAGTATCGCACAATTTGCCGGACAGTCTGCTCAACTGGGTTTCGATGCGTTTTTATCCTTTCTCGGCTTAGTGAGTATCAGCTTAGGCGTCATTAATCTGCTACCGATTCCTTTATTGGACGGTGGTCATTTATTATTGTATTTTATTGAATGGATTAAAGGTAATCCCGTGACCGAAAGAACTGAATATTTATTACAACGTTTGGGCTTAACATTATTGCTGAGTTTAATGGGATTGGCTCTATTCAATGATCTAGGGCGGTTGCTCAATTAA